A window from Streptomyces sp. NBC_00271 encodes these proteins:
- a CDS encoding DUF3043 domain-containing protein, with protein sequence MPPHPVPLGFVFRSRAKEEKAPADKAQVTDSKQTRDPQAPKGRPTPKRSEAQTQRRSVAQTPTTRKEAAKRQRDDRRVQMEKQRQALANGDERYLPARDKGPVRKFARDFVDSRFCVAEFFLPMAVVILVLSMVRVGSLQNIALLLWLVVIVMIVVDSIGIAIRLKKQLAARFPDVPKKGAVAYALMRTLQMRRLRLPKPQVKRGERP encoded by the coding sequence ATGCCGCCGCACCCCGTACCCTTGGGTTTTGTGTTCCGTAGCCGTGCCAAGGAAGAGAAGGCCCCCGCCGACAAGGCGCAGGTGACCGACTCCAAGCAGACCCGTGACCCGCAGGCCCCCAAGGGGCGCCCCACGCCCAAGCGCAGTGAGGCCCAGACCCAGCGTCGCAGCGTCGCCCAGACGCCGACGACGCGCAAGGAGGCGGCCAAGCGGCAGCGCGACGATCGTCGTGTCCAGATGGAGAAGCAGCGCCAGGCCCTGGCCAACGGCGACGAGCGCTATCTGCCCGCCCGTGACAAGGGGCCGGTGCGGAAGTTCGCACGCGACTTCGTGGACTCGCGCTTCTGTGTCGCGGAGTTCTTCCTGCCGATGGCCGTGGTCATCCTCGTGCTGAGCATGGTGCGGGTGGGCTCGCTGCAGAACATCGCGCTGCTGCTGTGGCTCGTGGTGATCGTGATGATCGTGGTCGACTCGATCGGCATCGCGATCCGCCTGAAGAAGCAGCTGGCCGCCCGCTTCCCCGACGTGCCCAAGAAGGGCGCGGTCGCCTACGCGCTGATGCGTACTCTCCAGATGCGTCGCCTCCGGCTGCCGAAGCCGCAGGTCAAGCGCGGAGAGCGGCCCTGA
- a CDS encoding class I SAM-dependent methyltransferase: MARQLDEQIAGRFPVGQRLRVLDVGMGQGTQALRLARAGHQVTGLEQDAKMLAVAREALAAEPEGIRSRVRLIEGDGRETGVHFLPGSFDVVLCHGVLMYVEEPDPLLAGLARMLAPGGLLSLLVRNADALAVRPGLSGDWAATLAAFDTDAYVNRLGLAVRADRLATLTSTLAGIGAALHAWYGVRVFTDTAPDGTPVPEDVETLLAAEERAGRTDPYRQVAALLHLCGVRG; this comes from the coding sequence GTGGCCCGACAGCTCGACGAGCAGATAGCCGGCCGGTTCCCGGTCGGGCAGCGGTTGCGGGTGCTCGACGTCGGTATGGGCCAGGGCACGCAGGCGCTGCGGCTGGCCCGGGCCGGGCATCAGGTGACCGGCCTCGAGCAGGACGCGAAGATGCTCGCCGTGGCCCGGGAGGCGCTGGCCGCCGAACCCGAGGGCATCCGGAGCCGGGTGCGGCTCATCGAGGGCGACGGCCGCGAGACGGGCGTGCACTTCCTGCCCGGCAGCTTCGACGTGGTGCTGTGCCACGGCGTACTCATGTACGTCGAGGAGCCGGACCCGCTCCTCGCGGGGCTGGCGCGGATGCTGGCCCCGGGCGGGCTGCTCTCGCTGCTGGTGCGCAACGCCGACGCGCTGGCCGTGCGGCCGGGCCTGTCCGGGGACTGGGCGGCGACCCTGGCCGCGTTCGACACGGACGCCTACGTCAATCGGCTCGGCCTCGCTGTCCGCGCGGACCGGCTCGCCACGCTGACGTCGACGCTCGCGGGGATCGGGGCGGCGTTGCACGCCTGGTACGGCGTGCGGGTCTTCACGGACACGGCGCCCGACGGTACCCCCGTCCCCGAGGACGTGGAGACTCTCCTGGCCGCGGAGGAGCGGGCCGGGCGGACGGACCCCTATCGCCAGGTGGCGGCCCTGCTGCATCTCTGCGGCGTACGCGGCTGA
- a CDS encoding S1C family serine protease produces MAATRASASRPLLPITALVIAALICAAALLSGCSDAGSPPEKDRTKDGTTQAVVPLAADDLQNAYLKVIKNVLPSVVQIQASDELGSGVVYDNRGHIVTNAHVVGNEQTFRVTTANSQNVLTAKLVYSYPGQDLAVIKLDKVPSGLKAATIGNSEKVEVGQIVLAMGSPLGLSSSVTQGIVSATGRTVSESSTFGGTGATIANMVQTSAAINPGNSGGALVGLNGQVIGIPTLAATDPSLGGGTAPGIGFAIPASMVRTIADQIIRTGKVTDSGRAALGITGRTVLDETYAPAGVAVVEVKPGGAADTAGIRPGDIITRIGTNDITTLTSLAEVLAADKPGQRTRVTFVRGGAKRTVGVRLGEQ; encoded by the coding sequence ATGGCTGCCACCCGTGCCTCCGCGTCGCGTCCGCTGCTCCCCATAACCGCCCTCGTCATAGCCGCCCTCATCTGCGCCGCCGCCCTGCTCTCCGGCTGTTCCGACGCCGGGTCGCCCCCCGAGAAGGACAGGACGAAGGACGGGACGACGCAGGCCGTCGTCCCGCTCGCGGCCGACGACCTGCAGAACGCGTACCTGAAGGTGATCAAGAACGTCCTGCCTTCGGTGGTGCAGATCCAGGCGAGCGACGAACTGGGCTCGGGGGTGGTGTACGACAACCGGGGACACATCGTCACCAACGCGCACGTGGTCGGGAACGAGCAGACGTTCAGGGTGACGACGGCCAACAGCCAGAACGTGCTGACGGCCAAGCTCGTGTACAGCTACCCGGGCCAGGACCTCGCCGTCATCAAGCTGGACAAGGTGCCGAGCGGGCTGAAGGCGGCCACCATCGGGAACTCGGAGAAGGTCGAGGTCGGCCAGATCGTGCTGGCGATGGGCTCGCCACTCGGGCTGTCGTCCAGCGTGACCCAGGGCATCGTGTCGGCGACCGGTCGCACCGTCAGCGAGAGCAGCACCTTCGGCGGGACGGGGGCCACCATCGCCAACATGGTGCAGACGTCGGCCGCGATCAACCCGGGCAACAGCGGCGGCGCGCTCGTCGGCCTGAACGGGCAGGTCATCGGCATTCCCACGCTGGCCGCGACGGACCCGAGCCTCGGGGGCGGCACGGCGCCCGGGATCGGATTCGCGATCCCCGCCTCGATGGTGCGGACGATCGCCGACCAGATCATCAGGACCGGCAAGGTCACCGACTCGGGACGGGCCGCGCTCGGCATCACCGGCCGTACCGTGCTCGACGAGACCTACGCGCCCGCGGGTGTCGCCGTGGTCGAGGTGAAGCCCGGCGGCGCGGCCGACACGGCGGGCATCCGGCCCGGCGACATCATCACCCGGATCGGCACGAACGACATCACCACCCTCACCTCGCTCGCCGAGGTGCTCGCGGCCGACAAGCCGGGCCAGCGGACGCGGGTGACGTTCGTCCGGGGCGGGGCCAAGCGGACGGTCGGCGTGCGGCTGGGTGAGCAGTAG
- a CDS encoding bifunctional adenosylcobinamide kinase/adenosylcobinamide-phosphate guanylyltransferase has protein sequence MELTLLGTGAPEGLPRPDCPCAACASALGESARAATALLVDGTLLLDLTPGAAFAAARAGHSLGGVRQVLLSHPHDGPAVEVPAGLPQPVRVPDGSELALLTGHRVRAVPMDSPGTGYAVTGPDGQRLLYLPPGAAPAGLDENGDSYAMVVADVVGRPDALAKLRAVGAVGPTTDVIAVHLDHDVPPGPELRRRLAAAGARAVPDGTTLDVGVYEDVPDVPRRTLVLGGARSGKSVEAERRLESFPGVLYVATGGSRNGDNEWASRVHAHRERRPGSWRTVETCDLVPLLEGSGPPLLIDCLSLWLTDAMDSVNAWDDAEWAGGGERALRARVEELTSAVRNTRRTLVAVSNEVGSGIVPATASGRRYRDELGRLNAGFAAECEHVLLVVAGQALSLRG, from the coding sequence GTGGAACTGACTCTGCTCGGCACCGGCGCCCCCGAGGGCCTGCCCCGTCCCGACTGTCCCTGTGCGGCCTGTGCGAGTGCGCTCGGCGAGAGCGCGCGGGCGGCCACCGCGCTGCTCGTGGACGGCACCCTGCTGCTCGACCTCACGCCCGGCGCCGCGTTCGCCGCGGCCCGCGCCGGGCACTCGCTGGGCGGCGTACGGCAGGTCCTGCTCTCGCATCCGCACGACGGGCCCGCCGTCGAGGTGCCGGCCGGGCTGCCGCAGCCCGTACGGGTTCCCGACGGCAGCGAACTGGCACTGCTGACCGGACACCGGGTGCGGGCGGTGCCGATGGACTCGCCCGGCACGGGGTACGCGGTGACCGGACCGGACGGACAGCGGCTGCTGTATCTGCCGCCGGGCGCGGCGCCCGCGGGACTCGACGAGAACGGCGACTCGTACGCCATGGTGGTCGCCGATGTGGTGGGGCGGCCGGACGCCCTGGCGAAGCTGCGCGCGGTCGGGGCCGTCGGGCCGACCACGGACGTGATCGCGGTCCACCTCGACCACGACGTGCCGCCGGGCCCCGAACTGCGGCGGCGGCTCGCGGCGGCGGGCGCGCGGGCGGTGCCGGACGGGACGACGCTGGACGTGGGCGTCTACGAGGACGTACCCGACGTACCGCGCCGCACCCTCGTGCTCGGCGGGGCGCGCTCGGGCAAGTCGGTGGAGGCGGAACGGCGTCTGGAGTCCTTCCCCGGGGTGCTGTACGTGGCGACGGGCGGGTCCCGCAACGGGGACAACGAGTGGGCGTCGCGCGTGCACGCCCACCGTGAACGGCGGCCCGGCTCCTGGCGCACGGTGGAGACCTGCGACCTGGTGCCGCTCCTGGAGGGCTCCGGGCCTCCCCTCCTCATCGACTGCCTCTCCCTGTGGCTCACGGACGCGATGGACTCCGTGAACGCGTGGGACGACGCGGAGTGGGCCGGCGGCGGCGAACGCGCGCTGCGCGCCCGCGTCGAGGAACTCACCTCCGCCGTCCGCAACACGCGCCGCACCCTCGTCGCCGTCTCCAACGAGGTCGGCTCCGGCATCGTCCCCGCCACCGCCTCCGGGCGCCGCTACCGCGACGAACTCGGCCGCCTGAACGCGGGGTTCGCGGCGGAGTGCGAGCATGTGCTGCTGGTGGTGGCGGGACAGGCGCTGTCATTGCGGGGCTGA
- a CDS encoding class I SAM-dependent methyltransferase — translation MPPTPPPSAERRAAYAAELAQGTDRFHEPRREDCPWCGSKRLRTRLRTPDQVQRKPGTFVVDECADCSHAFQNPRLSAEGLAFYHRDFHEGLDGLTDRLLGARGSRGRHRAAARALLRHAEPESWLDVGTGHGHFPAVAREVHPYTSFDGLDPTRRVEKARAAGHIEEAHRGRLTDPRIIGRLSARYDVVSMFHHLEHTRDPREELRAALTVLRPGGHLLVEVPDPDCAFGALLGRWWVSYGQPRHLHLMPLSNLLGELESLGCEIVATDRREPHIPYDLAGALALALGRVLPDLDAPWRPTPPTPLQRALHTVLARASVPLLASASALDHAMAPVFRRTRFSNAFRIIARRQS, via the coding sequence ATGCCCCCCACGCCACCCCCGAGCGCCGAGCGCCGCGCCGCCTACGCGGCCGAACTCGCCCAAGGCACCGACCGGTTCCACGAACCGCGCCGGGAGGACTGTCCCTGGTGCGGCTCGAAGCGGCTGCGCACCCGGCTGCGGACGCCGGACCAGGTGCAGCGCAAGCCCGGCACGTTCGTCGTCGACGAGTGCGCGGACTGCTCCCACGCCTTCCAGAACCCCCGGCTCAGCGCGGAGGGGCTGGCCTTCTACCACCGGGACTTCCACGAGGGGCTCGACGGCCTCACCGACCGGCTCCTCGGCGCCCGCGGCAGCAGAGGGCGCCACCGGGCCGCCGCCCGCGCGCTGCTCCGCCACGCCGAGCCGGAGAGCTGGCTCGACGTCGGCACCGGGCACGGGCACTTCCCGGCCGTCGCCCGGGAGGTTCACCCGTACACGTCCTTCGACGGCCTCGACCCCACCCGGCGGGTCGAGAAGGCGCGGGCGGCCGGGCACATCGAGGAGGCCCACCGCGGCCGGCTCACCGACCCCCGGATCATCGGGCGGCTGAGCGCCCGCTACGACGTGGTGAGCATGTTCCACCATCTGGAGCACACCCGCGACCCGCGCGAGGAACTGCGCGCCGCCCTGACGGTCCTGCGGCCCGGCGGTCACCTCCTCGTCGAAGTGCCGGACCCCGACTGCGCGTTCGGCGCGCTGCTGGGCAGGTGGTGGGTGTCGTACGGCCAGCCGCGCCATCTGCACCTGATGCCGCTGTCCAACCTGCTGGGCGAACTGGAGTCCCTCGGCTGCGAGATCGTCGCGACAGACCGCCGCGAACCGCACATCCCGTACGACCTCGCCGGCGCCCTCGCGCTGGCCCTCGGCCGCGTCCTGCCCGACCTCGACGCCCCCTGGCGCCCCACCCCGCCGACCCCGCTCCAGCGCGCCCTGCACACGGTCCTGGCCCGGGCGAGCGTCCCGCTGCTCGCCTCGGCCTCCGCCCTGGACCACGCGATGGCCCCGGTCTTCCGCCGCACCCGCTTCTCGAACGCCTTCCGGATCATCGCCCGCAGACAATCCTGA
- the cobT gene encoding nicotinate-nucleotide--dimethylbenzimidazole phosphoribosyltransferase, producing MSSLNLDDFTDLIERPDGGVRRDAEARRERQVVPPGALGRLDELGEWLAAAQSAVPVRPIEHPRVVLFAGDHGVAGLGVSARPAGTADQLVRAVLEGASPAAVLARRLGVPVRVVDMALDCDPQELPAEVVRHRVRRGSGRIDVEDALTLEEAEAAFLAGVAVADKEADSGTDLVVLGDVSVGGTTAAAVLVAALCGTDASVVTGRGGRPIDDLAWMRKCAAVRDALRRARPVLGDQLQLLAVVGGADLAAMTGFLLQSAVRKMPVILDGVVSAACALVGQRVAFRAPDWWLAGQNSGEPAQAKALDRMALEPLLDHGVTVGEGAGALLALPLVQAAAALSAELPETPAPDRDPEPEVSDQNE from the coding sequence ATGAGCTCGCTTAATCTCGACGACTTCACCGATCTGATCGAGCGCCCCGACGGAGGCGTGCGCCGGGACGCCGAGGCGCGCCGGGAGCGCCAGGTCGTGCCACCCGGGGCGCTGGGCCGCCTCGACGAACTGGGTGAGTGGCTGGCGGCGGCGCAGTCCGCGGTGCCGGTGCGGCCGATCGAGCACCCGCGTGTGGTGCTGTTCGCGGGCGACCACGGGGTCGCCGGACTCGGTGTGTCGGCGCGGCCCGCGGGCACCGCCGACCAGTTGGTGCGGGCGGTCCTGGAGGGCGCGAGCCCCGCGGCGGTGCTGGCGCGCCGGCTCGGCGTGCCGGTACGGGTCGTCGACATGGCGCTGGACTGCGATCCGCAGGAGCTGCCCGCGGAGGTCGTGCGGCATCGGGTGCGGCGCGGGTCGGGGCGGATCGACGTCGAGGACGCGCTGACCCTGGAGGAGGCCGAGGCCGCGTTCCTGGCGGGGGTCGCGGTCGCGGACAAGGAGGCGGACTCCGGTACGGATCTGGTGGTGCTCGGCGATGTGAGCGTCGGCGGGACCACCGCGGCGGCCGTGCTGGTCGCGGCGCTGTGCGGGACCGACGCGTCCGTGGTCACCGGGCGGGGCGGGCGCCCCATCGACGACCTCGCGTGGATGCGCAAGTGCGCGGCCGTGCGGGACGCCCTGCGGCGGGCTCGGCCGGTGCTCGGGGATCAGCTGCAGCTGCTCGCGGTGGTGGGCGGCGCCGATCTCGCGGCGATGACGGGGTTCTTGTTGCAGAGCGCGGTGCGGAAGATGCCGGTGATCCTCGACGGGGTCGTCTCGGCCGCGTGCGCCCTCGTGGGGCAGCGGGTCGCCTTCCGGGCGCCGGACTGGTGGCTGGCCGGCCAGAACAGCGGCGAGCCGGCCCAGGCGAAGGCCCTGGACCGCATGGCCCTCGAACCCCTCCTCGACCACGGCGTCACGGTCGGCGAGGGCGCGGGAGCCCTCCTCGCCCTCCCCCTCGTCCAGGCCGCCGCAGCCCTCTCCGCCGAACTCCCGGAAACTCCGGCCCCCGACCGCGACCCCGAGCCCGAGGTCTCCGACCAGAACGAGTGA
- a CDS encoding phosphatidylglycerol lysyltransferase domain-containing protein, giving the protein MGDARIAADQERVPARQGEGDHLSTGASRRAAAFAVWYLRAVAFINFLSAAWVSLGQDVRRHNTENFFTPYLLTAGFASGVFTMFLAITMRRRKRAAWILNFVLSGLFLMLFAVAMTFPEIRQYAQNWVSIVLTAAFVVSLVIGRREFYAKGDRSNPKLAAAVAVGGLLVASLLAALLVTVTNSAQDAYRSTFWDRWRYGALRLVSVAADDSRFHGLEIANWVNVTINVLSTLLVLAVFYAAFRSRRAVDPLTEDDEKRLRTLLDRHGDRDSLGYFALRREKSVIWSPTGKAAVAYRVVGGVSLASGDPIGDPEAWPGAIEPWLAEARAHGWIPAVMGASEEAGTVYSRHGLDALELGDEAIVETAEFTLEGRAMRTVRQAYNRVKRAGYEVRIRRHEDIPADEMAYLLRRADDWRDGATERGFSMALGRLGDLGDGRCVMLECTDGEGELRALLSFVPWGPRGLSLDLMRRDRDAENGLMEFMVIELLRRAQEIGITQVSLNFAMFRSVFERGGRLGAGPVLRLWRSLLSFFSRWWQIESLYRANAKYRPIWEPRFLLFEKSADLLRIGLAAARAEGFLEAPGLPKWLHRRHLESHR; this is encoded by the coding sequence ATGGGAGATGCCCGAATTGCCGCTGACCAGGAGCGGGTCCCGGCCCGTCAGGGTGAAGGGGACCACCTGTCCACCGGCGCGTCGCGCAGAGCCGCCGCCTTCGCGGTCTGGTACCTGCGGGCCGTCGCGTTCATCAACTTCCTGAGCGCCGCGTGGGTGTCGCTCGGGCAGGACGTACGGCGCCACAACACCGAGAACTTCTTCACCCCGTACCTGCTGACGGCAGGATTCGCGTCGGGTGTGTTCACCATGTTCCTGGCCATCACGATGCGTCGCCGCAAACGGGCCGCGTGGATCCTGAACTTCGTGCTCAGCGGGCTGTTCCTGATGCTGTTCGCCGTCGCGATGACGTTTCCGGAGATCCGCCAGTACGCCCAGAACTGGGTCTCCATCGTCCTGACCGCCGCCTTCGTCGTCTCGCTCGTGATCGGCCGCCGGGAGTTCTACGCGAAGGGCGACCGGTCGAACCCCAAGCTCGCCGCGGCCGTCGCCGTCGGCGGACTGCTCGTCGCCTCCCTGCTCGCCGCGCTGCTGGTGACGGTCACCAACAGCGCGCAGGACGCCTACCGTTCGACCTTCTGGGACCGCTGGCGCTACGGCGCCCTGCGCCTGGTCTCCGTCGCCGCCGACGACTCCCGCTTCCACGGCCTGGAGATCGCCAACTGGGTCAACGTCACCATCAACGTGCTCAGCACCCTGCTGGTCCTCGCCGTGTTCTACGCCGCCTTCCGCTCCCGCCGCGCCGTCGATCCGCTCACCGAGGACGACGAGAAACGGCTGCGCACCCTGCTCGACCGGCACGGCGACCGCGACTCGCTGGGCTACTTCGCGCTGCGCCGGGAGAAGAGCGTGATCTGGTCGCCGACCGGCAAGGCCGCGGTCGCGTACCGCGTCGTCGGCGGGGTCTCGCTGGCCTCCGGCGACCCGATCGGCGACCCGGAGGCGTGGCCCGGCGCCATCGAGCCCTGGCTCGCCGAGGCCCGCGCGCACGGCTGGATCCCGGCGGTGATGGGAGCGAGCGAGGAGGCGGGGACCGTCTACTCACGGCACGGGCTCGACGCCCTCGAACTCGGTGACGAAGCGATCGTCGAGACCGCCGAGTTCACCCTCGAGGGACGCGCCATGCGCACGGTCAGGCAGGCCTACAACCGGGTCAAGCGGGCCGGGTACGAGGTGCGCATCCGGCGGCACGAGGACATCCCGGCCGACGAGATGGCGTACCTCCTGAGGCGTGCCGACGACTGGCGGGACGGGGCCACCGAGCGCGGGTTCAGCATGGCGCTCGGACGGCTCGGCGACCTGGGCGACGGGCGGTGCGTGATGCTGGAATGCACCGACGGAGAGGGGGAGTTGCGGGCGCTGCTGTCCTTCGTGCCGTGGGGGCCGCGGGGGCTCTCGCTCGATCTCATGCGGCGTGACCGGGACGCCGAGAACGGGCTGATGGAGTTCATGGTGATCGAACTCCTGCGCCGCGCCCAGGAGATCGGGATCACCCAGGTCTCGCTCAACTTCGCCATGTTCCGTTCCGTCTTCGAACGAGGTGGACGCCTCGGTGCCGGACCGGTGCTGCGGCTGTGGCGTTCCCTGCTCAGCTTCTTCTCGCGCTGGTGGCAGATCGAGTCGCTGTACCGGGCCAACGCCAAGTACCGGCCGATCTGGGAACCCCGTTTCCTGCTCTTCGAGAAGAGCGCGGACCTGCTGCGCATCGGCCTCGCGGCCGCGCGCGCCGAGGGGTTTCTCGAAGCACCCGGACTGCCGAAGTGGCTGCACCGCAGGCACCTGGAGTCGCACCGATGA
- a CDS encoding adenosylcobinamide-GDP ribazoletransferase: MSRTPLPHGLRFAFGTLTVLPVTVTRWDREAARGGMLCAPVAGLVVGAGAALVGVTLLAMGAGPLLAAVATAAVPAALTRGLHLDGLADTADGLGSGKPAEDALRIMKQSDIGPFGVITLLFVLLAQVAALFQAYEASWARGVLAAVVSATAARLALTLAARTGVPPARPEGLGAAVAGTVPVRGALLVTLAVTVAAAGAGALLGTYDLVRAPLAVLAACASAELLLRHCTRRFGGITGDVFGGLAETAATTALVALSLG; encoded by the coding sequence GTGTCCAGGACCCCTCTCCCCCACGGCCTCCGCTTCGCCTTCGGCACCCTGACCGTGCTCCCCGTCACGGTCACCCGCTGGGACCGTGAGGCGGCGCGCGGCGGAATGTTGTGCGCCCCCGTCGCCGGGCTGGTGGTCGGGGCGGGCGCGGCCCTGGTGGGCGTGACACTGCTAGCGATGGGCGCGGGCCCGCTGCTGGCCGCCGTCGCCACCGCCGCCGTACCGGCCGCGCTCACCCGTGGTCTGCATCTCGACGGGCTCGCCGACACCGCGGACGGCCTCGGCAGCGGCAAGCCCGCCGAGGACGCGCTGCGCATCATGAAGCAGTCCGACATCGGCCCGTTCGGCGTGATCACCCTGCTCTTCGTGCTGCTGGCGCAGGTGGCCGCGCTCTTCCAGGCCTACGAGGCCTCGTGGGCGCGGGGTGTGCTCGCGGCCGTCGTCTCGGCGACCGCGGCCCGCCTCGCCCTCACCCTGGCCGCGCGCACCGGGGTGCCCCCGGCCCGCCCCGAGGGCCTGGGTGCCGCGGTCGCGGGCACGGTGCCCGTACGCGGCGCCCTGCTGGTGACCCTCGCCGTCACCGTCGCGGCGGCCGGCGCCGGCGCGCTTCTCGGCACGTACGACCTCGTACGCGCCCCCCTGGCCGTCCTCGCCGCCTGCGCGAGTGCCGAACTGCTCCTGCGCCACTGCACACGCCGCTTCGGCGGCATCACGGGCGACGTCTTCGGCGGCCTCGCCGAGACGGCGGCGACCACCGCCCTCGTGGCGCTCTCCCTCGGCTGA
- a CDS encoding leucyl aminopeptidase → MTALTLSTAAASGLRADAIVVGVAKGAKGPVVAPGAEAVDKAYDGALAGILETLGASGGEGEVTKLPAPTGFKAPVVVAVGLGAVPEKDDTFSAEALRRAAGAAARALAGAKKAVFALPITDAADAGVLAEGAALGAYAFDAYKENGKNGKDAKNGKAPLAEVTLLGGKPRDAAYKAALARATAVTEELNRARDLINTPPNDLYPESFAAVATAAGKEHGIKVQVLDEKALEKGGYGGILGVGAGSAAGPRLVKLSYTSPKATKHLAFVGKGITYDSGGISLKPAGHNETMKCDMSGAAAVFAAVVAAARLGLEVNVTGWLALAENMPSGSATRPGDVLRMYSGKTVEVLNTDAEGRLVLADALWKASEEKPDAIIDVATLTGAMVLALGNRTFGVMANDDAFRTSIVEAAEEVGEESWPMPLPEHLRKGMDSPTADIANMGERMGGGLVAGLFLKEFVGEGITWAHLDIAGPAFNESGPFGYTPKGGTGSAVRTLVRLAELTAAGDLG, encoded by the coding sequence GTGACTGCTCTGACTCTCAGCACCGCCGCGGCGTCCGGCCTGCGGGCCGACGCGATCGTCGTCGGTGTCGCGAAGGGCGCCAAGGGCCCGGTCGTCGCACCGGGTGCCGAGGCCGTGGACAAGGCGTACGACGGCGCACTCGCCGGGATCCTGGAGACCCTCGGCGCATCCGGCGGCGAGGGCGAGGTGACGAAGCTGCCCGCGCCGACCGGCTTCAAGGCGCCCGTCGTCGTGGCCGTCGGACTCGGAGCCGTCCCGGAGAAGGACGACACGTTCAGTGCCGAGGCGCTGCGCCGCGCGGCCGGTGCCGCGGCCCGCGCGCTCGCCGGTGCCAAGAAGGCCGTCTTCGCCCTGCCGATCACCGACGCCGCCGACGCGGGCGTCCTGGCGGAGGGCGCGGCGCTCGGCGCGTACGCCTTCGACGCCTACAAGGAGAACGGCAAGAACGGCAAGGACGCGAAGAACGGCAAGGCCCCGCTCGCCGAGGTCACGCTGCTCGGCGGCAAGCCCCGGGACGCGGCGTACAAGGCGGCCCTCGCGCGCGCCACCGCCGTGACCGAGGAGCTCAACCGCGCCCGCGACCTCATCAACACCCCGCCGAACGACCTCTACCCCGAGTCCTTCGCCGCCGTCGCCACCGCCGCCGGCAAGGAGCACGGCATCAAGGTGCAGGTGCTCGACGAGAAGGCCCTGGAGAAGGGCGGCTACGGCGGCATCCTCGGCGTCGGCGCGGGCTCGGCCGCCGGTCCCCGCCTGGTGAAGCTGTCGTACACCTCGCCGAAGGCGACCAAGCACCTCGCGTTCGTCGGCAAGGGCATCACCTACGACTCGGGCGGCATCTCCCTCAAGCCCGCCGGGCACAACGAGACGATGAAGTGCGACATGAGCGGCGCGGCGGCGGTCTTCGCCGCCGTGGTCGCCGCGGCGCGCCTCGGCCTCGAGGTCAACGTCACCGGCTGGCTGGCGCTCGCCGAGAACATGCCCTCCGGTTCCGCCACCCGCCCCGGTGACGTGCTGCGCATGTACAGCGGCAAGACCGTCGAGGTCCTCAACACCGACGCCGAGGGCCGTCTCGTGCTCGCCGACGCGCTGTGGAAGGCGTCCGAGGAGAAGCCGGACGCGATCATCGACGTGGCGACGCTGACCGGCGCGATGGTGCTCGCGCTCGGCAACCGCACCTTCGGCGTGATGGCCAACGACGACGCGTTCCGTACGTCGATCGTCGAGGCCGCGGAGGAGGTCGGCGAGGAGTCCTGGCCGATGCCGCTGCCGGAGCACCTGCGCAAGGGGATGGACTCCCCGACCGCCGACATCGCCAACATGGGTGAGCGGATGGGCGGCGGGCTGGTCGCCGGTCTGTTCCTGAAGGAGTTCGTGGGCGAGGGCATCACGTGGGCGCACCTGGACATCGCCGGGCCCGCGTTCAACGAGTCCGGCCCGTTCGGCTACACGCCGAAGGGTGGCACGGGGTCGGCGGTGCGGACGCTGGTGCGACTCGCCGAGCTGACCGCCGCGGGCGATCTCGGCTAG